A segment of the bacterium genome:
CGGGTGTGTCTCTATCCCAGCAGAAAAGGCTTTCCGACTAAACCAGAACACGCGCACAGGGGGGTGCACAAGTCTTGGTGGCTCCGCTCCTTTGATCCGGGCTATGTGGACCTCATGGGGGACCTGCGTTGTTACCTCGAAAAAGGTCAGTGCCGAGATCAGGCAGATTACGGCCTCGGGTATTCTGAGCGCCACCGTCACAAGGTCGGGGTTCCCGATAGGCGGTATGTTCGGAAGTCGATAGAGCCCGCGAGAGACCTTTTCCACAAGCCCGGCATCCCTCATCGCATAAAGTGTTCTGGGCTGGATACCTGTTTTGAGAGCATCCTTGGTACGCAGGATGCCACCAGAGTGGCAGAAAATGTCCTTTGCCTTTTGGAAGGCGTTTCTAGTCTTGGTCATCTCTAGCCTGTCCAAAGCATAAAATTACCTATACTTATTCATAAGTATCGGTATTCTTATGCAAAAGACTTCGAGAGTCAACCCACGATCCAAGGAACAGCTATGCCGTCCTAGATGCGCCGAAAACGCGAATCTCAAGCACACTCAATAGCTCAGGAAGAGCCTCCCCCACTTGGTCTTGAGCGCCTCTTCGACGCGCTTCTTGCCGATGAAGGGGTACCAGTACCAGTCGTGGTAGATGATTGAGGCGGCGTATGACCAGGGGGCGAGGAAGGTTCGGAGGAGGAACTTCTCCGCGAAGTGCAGCGGGCCCCAGTATAGTGCCTTTTGGCCGCGGCTGGCGAAGGTGTTGGCTTTCTTCTGGAAGTGCCAATTGACCTCGGAGACGTCCTCACCGACTATCTCGATTTCGTTGAAATCACCGCAGCCGAGGCCTTTCTCGTGCGCTATCCGGATGAACCTGATCTCAAGCGGGTCAAATCCCATCATGTGGGCGGATACCGCGTCGATGGCAACCAGATCGGCGCTTGCGAGGATGTAGTCCTTGACGTGTGGGACCATGCATCTGGGCCCGGGGCCGTCCCCGGCGAAGGTGCCATCCATCACGGCGAAGACGCCCGGGTGTATCTCCTTTTGAATGGTCAAGAGGTCAACAAGCGTCTCGTGAATCACGGAGTGTGTCCAGTGACGCTTCTCGTGTAATAGGCCGCCGAATGCGTTCTTCATTGCGCCCGTCATCGTCGTGAAGATGTGGGTCTTGATCGTGGGGAGCTGGATGATGTTGCTGCCGATGAGGCGCTTGGGTATCTGGATGCCGTTCTTGAAGATGTCAAACAGCGCGAGAATCTCGCCCTTGGGGTGGTAGGTTACCCACTCTTCGTCTTTCTCGTAAAGATGGATGTTGCGGATGCCGTATTTCTCAAGGACTGGCTTGTGCTTGTTGGCGACCTCCCCTTTCTTGGTGGAGACAACGACGGTCCGATTGTGGGCGCCGTATAGCGAGTCGGCGGAATAGCCGTCCGCAAGCATTGTCTTAATGACGCCCTCGAGCTGCCAGGGCGTGGTTGAGCAGGCAGGATAGAAGACCTGCCAGGACACGTTGATCTTGAGGGCGGTCTCCTTATCCTTCGGCAGATAGCTCTGGTAATTGGCCATCCGCATGAGCTTTGCGTAGTCGTCCAGAACCGTTTCTGGTTGAGTTTTCAAGACAGCGACGACTGGTTTAGCCATATTCTTGTTCCCTTTCACAGTTTCCACCCCCGATGTTTGCGAACTCAAACAATCCCCCTGCCTCGATAATGGACAGGAGCACGGGGGGCATCGGCGCGCATTTGATCGTTTTCCTTCTCCCTCCTGGAAGGGTTATCTCACTGGTTTGGAGGGTTACCGACAGCTCGGCCCCGTCCTCGAGTCCCTCCAGCAGATGCCTCGCGCCGGCTTCTTCAAACGAGATGATCGCCATGCCGGAGTTTACTGCATTTCTAAAATATATCGGCGCAAACGACTGGGCGACAATCGCGTCTATCCCGAGGGTTCGGAGGCAATCTACCGCCTGCTGTCGGGACGAGCCAGCCCCGAAGTTGCGGCCTACAATAAGTATCTTGTATTTTGACGCGATATCGGGGAAATGCTCCCATCCCTTGAGATTACCGAACGTGTATTGGCCCATTTTTGAGACATCTGTAACGTGTAAGTGGGCGTTGTGAAATATCATATCTGTGTCGATATTGTCGATCAGCGAGCCCTTCTCGTCACGTATCAGACACGCAGGCCCGGTAATCGGGCTAGTCTTGGGGGCTTTTGAATCTTGCACAGTCATTTCACATCCAGTGGTTCGGTCGTTTGACAGCAGCCTCGGCAAGCCTGACCCACATAGTAACTCATTCTGGAACTCGTATCTCACCGTAAATCGCCGAATAGGCCGCGACAACTGGGCTGGCTAGATAAGTCTCGCCCTCGCCCTGCTTGCCCAGGAAGTTGCGGTTACCGGTGCTTATTTGCACCTCGCCCCTACCGGTCATGCCGGCCTGGCCAGCCGCACAGCCGGCGCAGCCAGGGTTGAGTATTATGGCTCCGGCGTCGTATAGTTTTGAGAGTATGCCGTCCTTCAATAGGCGGCCATAGATCGCCCTTGTCGTGGGCGCTATTCTCAGCATGAGATCTCTCTTGACCTTCCGACCCTCCAGGATGCTCGCCGCAATGCTGATGTCCTCGTATCGGCCATTGGTGCAAGAGCCGATCAAGACCGAGTCAATCCGCGTTCCGGCAACTTCGGACACATCCACCACCGAGCAAGGGTTGCCCGGAAGGGCTATCTTGGGCCTAAGCTCCGAGACATCGATCTCAAGCTCCCGCGCATAAACTGCCCCATCGCCGGGCGAGGCGATCAGCCCTTGGCGATCGGCCTTGTCAATTCCTAGTTCGTCCAACACTTCGTCATTGGGCGCGATCAGCCCCGCAACGCCGCCCGCCTCAGTAATGAGGCTTGAGAGCGTAATACGGCCCGAAAGGCCGAGCGCATCGACCGCATTTCCGCCGAACTCTATGGCCATACCGAGCGCCCCTGAGGGCCCAATGGTTCCCAAGAGATGAAGCGCGAGGTCCTTGGCGGTTACCGGGAACCCGAAACCGCCGGACATCATGACGCGCAGCGTCTCGGGCACCTTGAACCAGACCTTTCGCGTTTTGAAAGCAAACGCCGAGTCCCGGTCGCCCATCCCAAGGCCTAGCGCGCCAACAGCGCCGAGGAGGTTCAGATGGCTATCGGTTCCTGTGACCGTCGAGCCAGGCAGGCAGTGCCCCTCGTCGATGAGCACGTGCGAACCAATGCCACCGTTGACGTCGTAAACACGTATCCCGTGCTTTTTGGCGAATATGCGAATGGTCTGCTGGTTGTTAGCGTACCCGATCGTGTTGGCAGGCGCCTGACAGTCGAATGTAAATAGCGTTCCGGACGGGTCCAGGACAGGATTCTCCGGATACTCACGCTCAAGGTGCGCCACGACGTTTGCGCCGCCGAAATCGCGCGCCGTAACAAGGTCGAGCGAGAGCCAGACGACATCGCCCGGCTTGGCCTCAGCTAGCGTGTGCGCCGAGACTATTCTCTCGATGAGTGTCTTAGCCAAAGTTACTGAGCCTCAGTCTTGTCGTCATTTGGACACACCGGCAGTCTTCAAAATGACATCTGCGTGAAAAACTGGCCCGGCGAACTGTCCATTCCCCAAATAAGGCATGGCCAAATCCCAACATGAACCAGAATCTACACTATTAGGCCATGTCAAACCTGGCCCTTGAACCAATCGAGCGTCCGCCTCAGGCCCTCTTCGAGGCCGACTTTCGGCTCCCAGGCAAGCACCTCCAGGGCCTTGCTGATGTCAGGCCGGCGACACTTCGGGTCATCGACAGGCAGCTGCCTGTAAGCGATCCCCGCCTCGTTACTCGTCAGCTGGTTGATCTTCTTGGCAAAATCGAGAATCGACATCTCGTCTGGGTTACCGATGTTCGTCGGGTCTGTTTCGCTCGACGTCGCGAGCCGAAACAGGCCGTCCACGAGGTCGGAGACATAGCAGAACGAGCGAGTCTGCGACCCGTCGCCATACACTGTGAGTGGTTCATTCGCAAGCGCCTGACAGATGAAGTTAGGGACAACGCGCCCGTCCCTGAGCCGCATTCTGGGCCCGAACGTGTTGAATATCCTCGCTATCCTGGTCTTGACTGCGTGGTATCTATGGTAGGCCATAGTCAGGGCCTCGGCAAAGCGTTTGGCCTCGTCATAGACGCCTCGCGGCCCAATAGGATTGACGTTTCCCCAATAGCTTTCCTTCTGCGGGTGGTGCTCTGGGTCCCCATAAACCTCCGAGGTCGAGGCAAGGATAAGCGTGGCGTTTTTGGCCTTAGCAAGCCCCAGGGCGTTCAATGTCCCGAGCGCTCCCACCTTCATCGTCTGGATCGGCAGCTCCAGGTAGTCCACGGGACTGGCGGGGCTGGCCAGATGAAACACGTAATCCAGCGGCCCATTGACGAAGAGGTAATTGGTCACGTTGTATTTCAGAAACGTGAACCGCTCGTTCTTGATATGCGCAATGTTATCTGTTGTCCCAGTTATGAGGTTGTCGATACAGATAACCTCATGCCCTGCATCAAGCAAGAAATCACACAAATGCGAGCCGATAAAGCCCGCACCGCCAGTGACCAAAGACCTAGGCACTCACACCACCTCCATAGGGCTGAACGCCCATCCCGTAGTACTCAAAGCCGAGCGCGTGCGTTCTCTTGGCGTCGTAGATGTTCCGGCCGTCGAACAAGATTGGCTGCCGTATCAGACCCTTGACCTTCTCGAAGTTCAACAGCTTGAACTCGTTCCATTCGGTAACAAGGATCATGGCGTCGGCGCCCTCGGTCGCCTCGTAGGCATTCTGGCAGTACGTAATCTCGGGGAAGATCTTCTTGACGTTGTTCATCGCCTCGGGATCGTAGGCCCGGATGGTCGCCTTGCTGTCAAGCAGACCCTTGACCAGCTCCAGCGACTTAGCCTCACGAATGTCATCGGTGTTGGGCTTGAAGGCAAGCCCCAATATCGCGAAGGTCTTGCCCTCTAGCGACGAAAACCGCTTCTTGATCTTGGCCAGAAGCCTCGTGCTCCTTTGGTCGTTTATGTGGATTATGGCGTCTATGAGCGAGGCGTCCGCTCCATATTGCCGTGTGGTGTGAGCGAGGGAGCTGCTGTCCTTGGGGAAGCAGGAGCCGCCGTAGCCCAGGCCCGGCTGAAGGAAGAGGCTGCCGATCCTCTTGTCGGTCCCCATGCCTCGAACGACGTGGTTGACGTTCGCGCCCGCCAGTTCGCACAGGTCTGCGATGAGATTGACGAAGGATATCTTGCTGGCTAGAAAAGCATTGGACGCATACTTGATTATCTCGGCGCTATGCACATCGGTGATTAT
Coding sequences within it:
- a CDS encoding type IV toxin-antitoxin system AbiEi family antitoxin domain-containing protein: MTKTRNAFQKAKDIFCHSGGILRTKDALKTGIQPRTLYAMRDAGLVEKVSRGLYRLPNIPPIGNPDLVTVALRIPEAVICLISALTFFEVTTQVPHEVHIARIKGAEPPRLVHPPVRVFWFSRKAFSAGIETHPIDGVPVRIYCLEKTVADCFKFRNKIGLDVVIEALKECRTRRDFSIDKLMEFARICRVSNVIRPYLEALF
- a CDS encoding DUF362 domain-containing protein, translated to MAKPVVAVLKTQPETVLDDYAKLMRMANYQSYLPKDKETALKINVSWQVFYPACSTTPWQLEGVIKTMLADGYSADSLYGAHNRTVVVSTKKGEVANKHKPVLEKYGIRNIHLYEKDEEWVTYHPKGEILALFDIFKNGIQIPKRLIGSNIIQLPTIKTHIFTTMTGAMKNAFGGLLHEKRHWTHSVIHETLVDLLTIQKEIHPGVFAVMDGTFAGDGPGPRCMVPHVKDYILASADLVAIDAVSAHMMGFDPLEIRFIRIAHEKGLGCGDFNEIEIVGEDVSEVNWHFQKKANTFASRGQKALYWGPLHFAEKFLLRTFLAPWSYAASIIYHDWYWYPFIGKKRVEEALKTKWGRLFLSY
- a CDS encoding 3-isopropylmalate dehydratase, yielding MTVQDSKAPKTSPITGPACLIRDEKGSLIDNIDTDMIFHNAHLHVTDVSKMGQYTFGNLKGWEHFPDIASKYKILIVGRNFGAGSSRQQAVDCLRTLGIDAIVAQSFAPIYFRNAVNSGMAIISFEEAGARHLLEGLEDGAELSVTLQTSEITLPGGRRKTIKCAPMPPVLLSIIEAGGLFEFANIGGGNCEREQEYG
- a CDS encoding aconitase/3-isopropylmalate dehydratase large subunit family protein, coding for MAKTLIERIVSAHTLAEAKPGDVVWLSLDLVTARDFGGANVVAHLEREYPENPVLDPSGTLFTFDCQAPANTIGYANNQQTIRIFAKKHGIRVYDVNGGIGSHVLIDEGHCLPGSTVTGTDSHLNLLGAVGALGLGMGDRDSAFAFKTRKVWFKVPETLRVMMSGGFGFPVTAKDLALHLLGTIGPSGALGMAIEFGGNAVDALGLSGRITLSSLITEAGGVAGLIAPNDEVLDELGIDKADRQGLIASPGDGAVYARELEIDVSELRPKIALPGNPCSVVDVSEVAGTRIDSVLIGSCTNGRYEDISIAASILEGRKVKRDLMLRIAPTTRAIYGRLLKDGILSKLYDAGAIILNPGCAGCAAGQAGMTGRGEVQISTGNRNFLGKQGEGETYLASPVVAAYSAIYGEIRVPE
- a CDS encoding UDP-glucuronic acid decarboxylase family protein, whose product is MPRSLVTGGAGFIGSHLCDFLLDAGHEVICIDNLITGTTDNIAHIKNERFTFLKYNVTNYLFVNGPLDYVFHLASPASPVDYLELPIQTMKVGALGTLNALGLAKAKNATLILASTSEVYGDPEHHPQKESYWGNVNPIGPRGVYDEAKRFAEALTMAYHRYHAVKTRIARIFNTFGPRMRLRDGRVVPNFICQALANEPLTVYGDGSQTRSFCYVSDLVDGLFRLATSSETDPTNIGNPDEMSILDFAKKINQLTSNEAGIAYRQLPVDDPKCRRPDISKALEVLAWEPKVGLEEGLRRTLDWFKGQV
- a CDS encoding UDP-glucose/GDP-mannose dehydrogenase family protein, with protein sequence MNICAVGTGYVGLVTGAVFADLGNEVICVDVDKEKIESLKNGIMPIYEPGLREMVTHNARDGRLRFTTDIKEGVRASEIVFICVNTPPKDGGETDLSYVRAVAKSIAEWMDDYKIIVNKSTVPVGTGDLVREIIEKNKHKDVDFDVVSNPEFLREGSAIKDTLEPDRIVIGAPSKNVAMKLLELYAVLERPMIITDVHSAEIIKYASNAFLASKISFVNLIADLCELAGANVNHVVRGMGTDKRIGSLFLQPGLGYGGSCFPKDSSSLAHTTRQYGADASLIDAIIHINDQRSTRLLAKIKKRFSSLEGKTFAILGLAFKPNTDDIREAKSLELVKGLLDSKATIRAYDPEAMNNVKKIFPEITYCQNAYEATEGADAMILVTEWNEFKLLNFEKVKGLIRQPILFDGRNIYDAKRTHALGFEYYGMGVQPYGGGVSA